Genomic window (Anomaloglossus baeobatrachus isolate aAnoBae1 unplaced genomic scaffold, aAnoBae1.hap1 Scaffold_347, whole genome shotgun sequence):
ctacactctgcctgctaacgtctcttatgtctgtgagcagtgcagggagacacaggcatcaaaccacagatttaggcagggtagcaagagttaacctctgctgggTTGCTAGTTGGTGTATTTGATCAAATGCTGCGGGAAGCCAGTATCATCCCCTCCTGTATAAGCTGGATgggctattccattaatgccagctatagtttacctatactggtctggtgaggtgttgtgatccagacttacgggtggttgttgtgcattattactgtgaacTGTTGTGATGTtaaaaacctatataacaatgaaaaaacagcataaaaacaacctctactcagaATATTATGTTTtgtaaagtgtgcacagtaccaacattccaacctgtactattgaaaaatgagatttttggcaaaaaaattgcaatttttcgagctacctcgccacgtcacggcaaatctcctgaggcagtcctacactaaaatatctttatttagaaagtgtgccatgcagcctcacatatgcaaaaataggactgcacagcacgtacctggtgcttttcagtcccgtctccatgactaattcatggttgtgggcgggataggcccaaacacatgctgcttggaatatatagcctgtggacaaggctagatggttatgtgtgaacagccaccaatcgccaaaaatcaagacagatggaaaaataaaaatgaagtgcactgcaagatggggaaccaaccaaaaacctatataacaatgaaaaaacagcataaaaacaacctctactcagaatattatgttttgcaaagtgtgcacagtaccaacattccaacctgtactattgaaaaatgagatttttggcaaaaaattgcaatttttcgagctacctcgccacgtcacggcaaatctcctgaggcagtcctacactaaaatatctttatttagagagtgtgccatgcggcctcacatatgcaaaaataggactgcacagcacgtacctggtgcttttcagtcccgtctccttgtccacaggctatatattccaagcagcatgtgcttgggcctatcccgcccacaaccatgaattagtcatggagacgggactgaaaagcaccaggtatgtgctgtgcagtcctatttttgcatatgtgaggccgcatgccaCACTCTCTAAATAaagatattttagtgtaggactgcctcagtagatttgctgtgacgtggcgaggtagctcgaaaaattgcaattttttgccaaaaatctcatttttcaatagtacaggttggaatgttggtactgtgcacactttgcaaaacataatattcTGAGTAGAGGTtgttgttgtggtgttaacccttgttataTTTTTGttactgccttcctgctcttgcttttctcattagtctctcactgtttatgtCTGTGAGTTTGCAAATTGTctcgtctgtcttaatctgtgtttccatcatactcctgccaatcacacgccagggtgtatgctatccaAAATTATATGCCTCTGTCGTTGCCAGAatcgggaggaatgctgtgtgacggtatccacacgaccgccttggtcaatcaatatatcgctgaacgatgttgcgtcgtttgtgagatgggtacgtgtgaccattacaaaacgacctatgagcgatctcagcaaatcgtagcaacgatctgggcgtgtcacatcgctaacgagatcgctatcaatatcattgtgtgtaaagtggccttttagatgtcgaaattggacaacagattcagaatacattttttcctaatttaatttctgatgttatggtttaaaaaaaataaatgtactttcaagataatatcattaaaaaaataataacattgcatttatttttagcagatgactgtattgggagttcagatggaaatctaatatcttcagaatttataacagatgatgaaagtatcacacgtgatacatatgaagagcaagtccaacagaattgtaagcaaaatacaagatacagaagggatgtggaacatgaaacggcttccacaggagagaagccattttcatgttcaaagtgtgggaaatgttttattaagaaatcaaactttgttagacatcagaaaattcacacaggagagaagacattttcatgttcagagtgtgggaaatgttttattcagaaaacagctcttgctaggcatcaaagatctcatacaggggagaagccattttcatgcttggaatgtgggaaatgttttattcagaaaactgcttttgtttcgcatcaaagatctcatacaggggacaagccattttcatgcttggaatgtgggaaatgttttactcggaaatcaaatcttgttagtcatcaaagatctcacacaggggagaagccattttcatgttcagagtgtgggaaatgttttattcagaaatcagatcttgttagtcatcaaagatctcacacaggggaaaagccattttcatgttcagagtgtggtaaATATTTTATTCAGAAGtcaaaccttgttagacatcaaaaaattcacacaggggagaagccattttcatgttcagagtgtgggaaatgttttgttcagaaatcagatcttgttagtcatcaaagatctcacacaggggagaagccattttcatgttcagagtgtgggaaatgttttattcagatgtcagaccttgttagacataaaaaaattcacacaggggagaagccattttcatgttcagagtgtgggaaatgttttattcagaaatcagatcttgttagtcatcaaagatctcacacaggggagaagccattttcatgttcagagtgtgggaaatgttttattcggaaatcagatcttgttagtcatcaaagatctcatacaggggagaatccattttcatgcctggaatgtggtaagtgttttactaggaaatcaactcttgttgaccatggaaaacttcacacaggtgataaaccatttttattttttgaatgtggaaaatgttattctcagaaatcagatttcGTTAAACATCTAAAAAGGctacacagggaaggaacctttttcatgttgtgaacatttgaaatgtttaactggtaatcaAGTCTTGTCAAccatgagaaaacccacacagtagaggagccaTTATTGCATtcagaatttggcaaatgtttttatcataaggctatgtgtccacggtagaatgttgctgcggatttttctgcatgaaaatctgcgactttccaggcaaatccgcaccttttcaaaggttcggatttgccgcggatttaccgcagatttaccgcggatttaccgcggatttacagcggaattgccgcggattttggtgcggattttttttttttcccccaattctatagccaatatctggatcaaaatccgcaacaataattgacatgttgcagatttttccggatcaaaatccgcggcaaatccgccgtggaaaaatccgcagcatgggcacaacaTTTCcaaaatgccgtagaaatggctgggaagtgccggtgctgcagatttttggaaaatccgcggcttttccgcgagaaatccgcggcaaaatccgcgcattttccgcagcgtggacacatggccttaatCAGGtcttgttgtcagatgagtcacatgggagaaggcATCATGGTGTACCGTgagtcaaagggttttatccaaaaatcaattGCTCAAGTAATCATTGGTCagggaaagcaccattttctttctttttaagcttactgtattattatgactataagacgcacctaggttttagaggaggaaaataggaaaaaattgaagcaaaaaatgtagtcatgatgcactgttatgggggatgggggaatctgctgctgacatGGTTATAGGAGTAATAtctccccaattctgtactaatgtcccccattttaGTTAAGTGTTTctttcatcctggtgtatatgtctttccttctggtatatactatatgttccccatctttgtcccatcctggtatacatgatcttcatcctggtatatatggctttcACCTTGGTATGTAtggccctcatcctgatatatatagccAAATCCTTGTATATATGGCATTCAtcgtgggcccatcctggtatatatgatctcacCCTGGACCCATTCTGGAATTTATGTCTTTCATCTTGGTTGATTTgattcccatcctgatatatatatatatatatatatatatatatatatatatatatatatatatatatatatatatataatatatataatatatatatatatatatatatatatctcaggatGGGAATCAAATGAGATATATATATGTCCTTCACCCACTTGTGGACACAGAAGAGGGTCCCCTATGCAAGAACAGTAATTGGGCCCTTTTGAAGTccagtagctcatcataatgcacaattatacCTAATTTAGAGGTGGaattgggcccccttacctcttggtctgcaagttgcaccaatggtatgtctgcccctgCCGTCATTCTAGTATATAAGTTTCTCATCACGCTGCAGACATAAAAAACCAactgattatactcaccatccctctgcTCCCCCGAGTGTGCGATGTTGTCTttgatgctggcaagtgacttcagtGTATAAGCGGCACatcgcatgacgtcactgccatgcacctaCAGCTACACGCGGACGTCGGCTGccgaaatattcactgctccccacacctagGATTATGGGcgtgtggagcagtgaatattcattctctaataaaAAACACGTGATCACCGAGTTGCAGCAGTTGGCTGGTGGTTGAGTGATCATGTGTGCCTGCTATTaatgaatgaatattcactgctccccatgctcaTAATCCCGCTCATCTCTCGATGCTGGCTTCAGTGCGTTGAGGTAGACTGGATTATAAgtgaggggagcagtgaatattcacttttGTTATTAGCGGGTACACTGTTAGCCCTggtttctgcctcctgtgacccactccTCCACCGCCACCCCTCCAGTCACCGTCACATCAGGACTATGACGCACCCCCCCTTTCCCTAAGACCCCCCCCTCCTTTTCTACACAATTTTTATTTTGGGGGGGAGGGTGTTTCTtaaagtccgaaaaatatggtaattggttAACAAATTGTATTGTAATTTTTTACTCTTACTATCAAAATCGTATAACCTAAAAGTGCACAAATCATTGTGAATCTGTCTGACCGTTTCAGGCTCCACCCTCTTTCATTAAACTTCTCTTACATTTCAGACTAAAAATGTCAAAACTCACTAAATGTTTGAACAGTTAAGGTGTGTGATGCACAAAATGTGTGACTTTTACACAATAGTTCTTGCGCAGTAAGATAGATGAATTTCCccttaaatagtgcttatcacaaatctgtggctgcctttattatttactaaaGCAGTGGAGAGCCGCggattagtgaattttctaaatataatccagcacaaaaacttttggaagtgtccctaatgtccccaaaaggaacttccaggttgtgagatcccacaaccctcagcgatCACTGATCGTGAAAGAGTGAtctctacgaccccagctctgcggcatccttcttaagcagttcagtaaaatcttaacgggaaggtgtcgtccaaaaaaaaaataaaaaaattaataacttaaaaatgtaaagtattaatgtgttgctcaaatattatttgtttttaattgagcaaaataaaaaaataaaaagtttgatattttccactctgaaacactagagggagcagctgctgaaatctgaaactgtagaaatagcctggattacagctgcagtaaagtgggcggagtctactctcctgtgtgtgatgtcacctcccctcccAATCTGAGGGTTTCCAAAGGATAACACAGAATGAAGTTTAGatcacagtgcacagccattttgttggtgacaagaaatgtctaaagtgtcaccaaggacagcaggagtatcacacaggataggattagatacacagctcagcagacggtaccacacaggacaagattagatacacggctcaccaaacacatatcacacaggataggattagatacacagctcagcagacagtatcacacaggataggattagatacacagctcagcagacggttccacacaggataggattagataaacggctcaccaaacacgtatcacacaggataggattagatacacagctcagcagacagtagtatcacacaggataggattagatacacagctcagcagacgctaccacacaggacagaattagatacatggctcagcagactgtatcacacaggataggattagatacacagctcagcagatggtaccacacaggataggattagatacatggctcagcagacagtatcacacaagaggattagatacacggcttagcaggcagtatcacacagcagaggattagatgcacggctcagcagacaatatcacaggataggattagatatagctcaccaggcagtatcacacaggacaggattagatacacggcacgGGGGGAAGCGAattgtgtcattggagacggtagcggCAGCGGCGGGGGAGGGGCGCAGGTACTCACGCACTGCTCTGCATGCAGCAGCGGCTgcagcaaggagagtggaggtGGTGTCATTGGAGCATTGGAGACAGTAGCAGCGACGGTGGTGTGGGGAGGGGCGCTggtactcacatgctctgcatgcacacgcacacaaacacacacagctctgctacatgcacgccGGCAGTAGCGGAGGGGGAGGATagcggggctgggtagagcgggggggagggggtgtcattggagacaatagggggggaggggaggggaggcagcctGGCACCCCATATTCACACATCCCGGTGGTTGACGGGTAAAGTGGAGCACACCGCATACGCTGtttgctccacaatgatggcgccgatctcctccctttgctgtgatctggacagcccagtggacgcatccaggtcacagcagacgccttctctaatgttactaaatggggtcggagcccAACTATCagtctatgcacagggggctgccataaaggaggtgagtatctgtccttacaaacaccaaatccaagatggcagcctccAGTGCCTTcattaaaattagaattaaataaaaactaaataagtagtgattttaattttgtattaaaatacttgatttcataatcactattattaatacaaaaataaaaaactgcgaCACCCTTCCTTTAAAAGTATGTGGATTCGAGATTAGtgtctcgtgcttagagcagctgcagagatttgtgggatcccgctctgcacactcagatcccacaaaatggaaattcaggTTCCACTTTGCTAGTAAATTGGGCATttcgagagcctttaggaacatttgtgaaaggttttgatactggattatatttagataattcactaatctccggtttcccactgctttatttactaaaaagtgcagccccagattggagataggaactctgaagtatatcacattgtatataattgcatttcaaaacttgttgtgttaataaatgcttgtaaatatatattcttcacgCCTGTCTTTCtcttgtctagatgtgatgattttgcctctgaACCTCTgaagttgaggcagagctgtaggcattttgcacaaaaatagtgaggggagaattgaatcacactgcatcctagatatgtggaagttgttaagatgctctggtcccaattcatcaaagccaaaaaattgtcacaaaagctctgaaaagactcaaaaatttggatcaattcagAGTTGTGCCAGATTTTggtgacttttggcattttcactccaaaattggcagAGATAGGGTGGGACAGGGGTATGACAGCATACCTCCTTTAATTTATGATGAGCTGT
Coding sequences:
- the LOC142272292 gene encoding uncharacterized protein LOC142272292, producing the protein MYFQDNIIKKIITLHLFLADDCIGSSDGNLISSEFITDDESITRDTYEEQVQQNCKQNTRYRRDVEHETASTGEKPFSCSKCGKCFIKKSNFVRHQKIHTGEKTFSCSECGKCFIQKTALARHQRSHTGEKPFSCLECGKCFIQKTAFVSHQRSHTGDKPFSCLECGKCFTRKSNLVSHQRSHTGEKPFSCSECGKCFIQKSDLVSHQRSHTGEKPFSCSECGKYFIQKSNLVRHQKIHTGEKPFSCSECGKCFVQKSDLVSHQRSHTGEKPFSCSECGKCFIQMSDLVRHKKIHTGEKPFSCSECGKCFIQKSDLVSHQRSHTGEKPFSCSECGKCFIRKSDLVSHQRSHTGENPFSCLECGKCFTRKSTLVDHGKLHTGDKPFLFFECGKCYSQKSDFVKHLKRLHREGTFFML